Proteins from a single region of Acidimicrobiales bacterium:
- a CDS encoding transposase: protein MVDLDSTICELSGRDKQGAGYGYTHRLGYHPLLATRVATGEVLHARMRKGAADTQRGTIRFIEELVARLRRAAATGELIMPLDSGFWSNAPL from the coding sequence GTGGTCGACCTCGACTCGACCATCTGCGAGTTGTCGGGCAGGGACAAGCAGGGTGCCGGATATGGTTACACCCACCGGCTCGGGTATCACCCGCTTCTCGCCACCCGGGTCGCCACCGGCGAGGTGCTTCACGCCCGGATGCGCAAAGGGGCGGCCGACACGCAGCGGGGGACCATACGCTTCATCGAGGAGCTGGTGGCCCGGCTCCGCCGGGCGGCAGCGACCGGGGAGCTGATCATGCCCTTGGACTCGGGCTTCTGGTCGAACGCCCCCTTGTAG